Proteins from a genomic interval of Treponema succinifaciens DSM 2489:
- the mnmE gene encoding tRNA uridine-5-carboxymethylaminomethyl(34) synthesis GTPase MnmE: protein MNKYTPEEPIAAIATALVPSAIGIVRTSGKNCIELVSKIFSRKKALLQAAGNSLVYGWIEDSRIQNGNKKIDEVMLGVYKAPKSFTGEDMVEIFCHGGVNVVTSIFSLLLENGFRKAERGEFTFRAYINGKVDLTKAEAVKEIIDSRTNASRSRAAGRLSGNLFEQISSIKKLILDTIGNIEVEIEYPEDEENISESFDTSLLKAAQKKLSDLASSWKAEKLYQDGARVVLCGKTNAGKSSLFNSLLKEERAIVSSIEGTTRDWLECWTDFAGIPVRLFDTAGLRKTSDLIEERGVELAKDLSQDADVILYIVDSSKGILKDDLDFIESQKNIPVVLVLNKCDSFDLNLDGIKKVWKDSVKISAKNNIGIELLVFKVKDILFDGEKTEREQSGLGSARQKKSVQEALERVTHALEISQDFSYGLDAVVQDLEDALECLGEVAGEVSPDDVLENIFSRFCVGK from the coding sequence ATGAACAAATATACGCCGGAAGAACCGATAGCAGCAATTGCAACGGCTCTTGTTCCTTCTGCAATCGGCATAGTCAGGACGAGCGGAAAAAACTGCATTGAGCTTGTAAGCAAAATTTTTTCACGCAAAAAGGCTCTTTTGCAGGCTGCAGGAAATTCTCTTGTTTACGGTTGGATTGAAGATTCAAGAATTCAAAACGGAAACAAAAAGATTGATGAAGTCATGCTTGGCGTTTACAAAGCTCCAAAGTCTTTTACAGGCGAAGACATGGTTGAAATATTTTGCCATGGCGGAGTGAATGTTGTAACTTCAATTTTTTCCTTGCTGCTTGAAAATGGTTTTAGAAAAGCCGAGCGTGGAGAATTTACATTTCGGGCTTATATAAACGGAAAAGTTGATCTTACAAAAGCCGAAGCCGTAAAAGAAATAATAGACAGCCGCACAAATGCTTCCAGAAGCCGCGCCGCCGGACGTTTAAGCGGAAATCTTTTTGAGCAAATTTCTTCTATTAAAAAACTGATTTTGGACACAATTGGAAACATTGAAGTTGAAATTGAATATCCAGAAGACGAAGAAAATATTTCAGAATCATTTGACACTTCATTGCTAAAAGCCGCGCAGAAAAAACTTTCAGACTTGGCTTCTTCTTGGAAGGCTGAAAAACTTTATCAAGACGGAGCAAGAGTTGTTTTGTGCGGAAAAACCAATGCCGGAAAATCAAGTCTTTTCAATTCGCTTTTAAAAGAAGAGCGCGCAATTGTCAGCAGCATTGAAGGAACGACACGGGACTGGCTTGAGTGCTGGACAGATTTTGCAGGAATCCCTGTAAGGCTTTTTGATACTGCCGGTCTTAGAAAAACTTCGGACTTAATTGAAGAGCGTGGCGTTGAGCTTGCAAAAGATTTAAGCCAGGATGCGGATGTCATTCTTTATATTGTGGACAGTTCAAAAGGAATTTTAAAGGACGATTTGGATTTTATTGAAAGCCAGAAAAATATTCCGGTTGTTTTGGTTTTGAACAAATGCGATTCCTTTGATTTGAATTTGGATGGAATAAAAAAAGTCTGGAAAGATTCTGTAAAAATTTCTGCAAAAAATAATATCGGAATAGAGCTGCTTGTTTTTAAAGTAAAAGACATTTTGTTTGACGGCGAAAAAACTGAACGTGAGCAAAGCGGGCTTGGTTCGGCGCGGCAAAAAAAATCAGTTCAGGAAGCACTGGAACGAGTAACGCACGCTTTGGAAATTTCTCAAGATTTCAGCTACGGACTTGATGCGGTTGTTCAGGATTTGGAAGATGCTTTGGAATGCCTTGGTGAAGTTGCCGGTGAAGTTTCTCCAGATGATGTCCTTGAAAATATTTTCAGCCGCTTTTGTGTCGGCAAATGA